A genomic window from Betta splendens chromosome 24, fBetSpl5.4, whole genome shotgun sequence includes:
- the LOC114849861 gene encoding triadin-like isoform X2, with product MAETTEVRSLTTTMVIDGKNGDARSLPARSSKKTFTDDLYSTFSSPLAWILVLALIVTWSFVFVIMFDLTDYKTVSGHPPSGVRKVLKESGRRGGISKISSDPMKAMNDAVEESANVISVIAKYAANLIAPAEDEGNLYAVRKKGEFLPPRSKVIEMQAKKKTPAIEVVEDEDDGEKDDEMEDAVEMEDEIAEDEEEYEEEEEYEEEAEEEEEYEEEEEYEDEAEEEEYEEEEYDEEAEEEEYEEEAEEEEYDEEAEEDKGEEEEVEEEAEEEEYVEEDEEEEGEGEGEEAVEVGEAEEEGEGVEQEDEETVEEKSLEEEEEDEEVMVDDEEEHLGKAEESDDDVEDEGEDDVSPEPTSTSEDEKAVVSPDSESDAPVGIKDSDEDEFVTGEEESSDGVYSDTSDISESQLLSSDEAEEKEDEEDDEDDKLADITTSDSDDVIAEDSDDDLEVDLPPFRAASEDDEDHHKLAEEKDDIKADKDEDEDEDDLDQSDEDISVASSEHFADDEDDDEDDDFKDEDLDEEIHTEVDDGTKKHEDVTHEGDDDEKEEEEEVPPLDITDSGVLGDEDDDDGDDDEESAGESMFSDDEKDLKDVTTSDSLASEEGEEEGDEDEEEDDDGGVDLLLAAATAAAFTVQEEAVETEAQEDDEDEDVSEAGDEDKTEEADEDTVTRQRFGPEDDDEEAHEKPKAKLQKSVDEPEDKKEEEDEEDEEEKATVDVTKPVPEAEDEPAVCPCMKSAKAKESVTKTEKKKEAPRKVSAVRKRREREAVKTEEKPKRKALPRIAALDTKIRRVRRFPAFLKVQEKNKKQEKSKTSKEVRKEIKTKKQEEAPVTGQEVGPCRPAPVYCPSPPGWYVHHIVTDNPYPPPTMSAPSAPVLTAHPVQPGPPPMQPFYQQVPPAMQPLYSQYQPYPPPAQPVQAQAEPPQPAQPEEPLHPIETPDHEASEQPDIQAPADKAQLVQDTVEKEVKAESLKQETAKTKADESHKEPEAAKEKTKKDDAVSKGKSKTGTTKKEPATKREASRPTAAKKEEPTKAKSRRAAAAKTEASPVRSKAKSSTVKKEKDSEPHPQPVRLRPRLEVRRANVTQAKEEKPPRSMSEAVRTRPKTLADIKSEAEKAEKKSVAVTQDKGKPPAKAKESQTEDNITEKKKPGQRYFQCVYVPGKHAQYPLRPFTPVMSPTVMSPALRSMLEQRAARASGQ from the exons atggCTGAAACAACTGAAG TGCGCTCGCTGACCACAACCATGGTCATCGACGGTAAGAACGGAGACGCCAGGTCTCTGCCGGCCCGGTCCTCCAAGAAGACCTTCACAGACGACCTCTACTCGACCTTCAGCTCCCCGCTGGCCTGGATCTTAGTTCTGGCCCTCATCGTTACCTGGTCCTTCGTTTTCGTCATCATGTTCGATCTGACAGACTACAAGACTGTCTCAG GTCACCCACCTTCAGGCGTCAGGAAGGTTTTAAAGGAATCAGGGCGTAGAG GAGGCATCAGCAAGATCAGCTCAGATCCCATGAAAGCCATGAACGATGCCGTGGAGGAGTCAGCAAACGTGATCAGCGTTATAGCAAAATATGCTGCCAACCTCATCGCTCCTGCAGAAGACGAAG GAAATCTATACGCAGTGAGGAAAAAAG gagAGTTTCTGCCGCCACGAAGTAAAG TTATAGAGAtgcaagcaaagaaaaaaacaccagCAATTGAAGTtgtggaggatgaagatgacggAGAGAAGGATGATGAAATGGAGGATGCTGTAGAGATGGAGGACGAAATTgcagaagacgaggaggagtatgaagaagaagaggagtatgaggaggaagctgaggaggaggaggagtatgaagaagaagaagagtatGAGGacgaagctgaggaggaggagtatgAAGAGGAGGAGTATGACGAagaagctgaggaagaggagtatgaggaggaagctgaggaggaggagtatgatgaagaagctgaggaggacaaaggtgaggaggaggaggttgaggaggaagctgaggaggaggagtatgtggaggaagatgaggaggaggaaggagagggggagggggaggaagctgtggaagttggggaggcagaggaggagggggaaggagtGGAACAGGAGGATGAAGAAACTGTGGAGGAAAAAtctctggaggaagaggaggaggatgaggaggttatggtagatgatgaggaggagcatCTGGGGAAAGCAGAAGAGAGCGATGACGATGTTGAAGATGAAGGAGAGGATGACGTTTCTCCTGAACCTACTTCCACTTCTGAAGATGAGAAGGCAGTTGTGAGTCCTGATTCTGAGTCTGATGCACCGGTTGGCATcaaagacagtgatgaagacgAGTTTGTAACAGGAGAAGAGGAATCCAGTGATGGTGTTTATAGCGACACCTCAGACATCAGTGAATCTCAGCTTCTCTCCAGCGATGAGGCAGAAGagaaagaggatgaagaggatgacgAAGATGATAAATTAGCTGATATCACAACATCCgacagtgatgatgtcattgcagaagacagtgatgatgatCTGGAGGTTGATCTTCCTCCTTTTCGTGCTGCCAGTGAAGATGATGAGGATCATCATAAACTTGCTGAGGAGAAAGACGACATTAAAGCCGataaagatgaagatgaagatgaggatgatttGGACCAATCAGATGAAGACATCTCTGTTGCCTCTTCTGAGCACTTtgcagatgatgaagatgatgatgaagatgatgacttTAAGGATGAAGACCTTGATGAAGAAATTCACACTGAGGTAGATGATGGCACAAAGAAACATGAAGATGTCACCCATGAAGGTGATGATGacgaaaaggaggaggaagaagaggtcCCACCCCTGGACATTACAGACAGTGGAGTCCTaggtgatgaggatgatgatgatggtgatgatgatgaagagtcTGCTGGAGAATCTATGtttagtgatgatgaaaaagaTCTTAAAGATGTAACCACATCAGATTCCTTAGCTAGCGAGGAAGGTGAAGAGGAGGGTgacgaagatgaggaagaggatgatgatggtggcgTTGACCTCCTGCTTGCAG CTGCCACTGCAGCAGCGTTCActgtccaggaggaggcagtaGAGACAGAGGCACAAGAAGACGATGAAGATGAGGACGTCAGTGAGGCTGGTGATGAAGACAAGACTGAGGAggctgatgaagacactg TCACTAGACAGCGGTTTGGtcctgaggatgatgatgaggaagcaCATGAGAAACCCAAAGCCAAACTCCAGAAATCTGTAGACGAACCTGAGGataaaaaagaggaggaagatgaagaggatgaggaggagaaggcaacAGTCGACGTGACAAAACCTGTTCCTGAAGCCGAGGACGAACCAGCTG TGTGTCCATGTATGAAATCTGCCAAAGCCAAAGAGTCTGTGACcaagactgaaaagaaaaaag AAGCTCCCAGGAAGGTTTCCGCTGTGAGGAAAAGAAGAG AGCGAGAAGCTGTGAAGACAGAGGAGAAACCAAAGAGGAAAG CGCTTCCCAGGATTGCAGCACTGGACACAAAAATCAGGAGGGTCAGAAGATTCCCTGCTTTTCTGAAAG tacaagaaaaaaacaagaagcagGAGAAGAGCAAAACTTCCAAAGAAGTTAGAAAAG AGATAAAGACCAAAAAACAAGAGGAGGCTCCAGTGACTGGACAAGAAG TTGGGCCCTGCAGACCTGCCCCGGTCTactgtccatctcctcctggaTGGTACG TTCATCACATTGTCACAGACAATCCATACCCGCCTCCAACCATGTCAG CTCCGTCTGCCCCGGTTCTGACTGCCCATCCAGTCCAACCGGGACCTCCCCCCATGCAGCCTTTTTATCAGCAAGTGCCTCCAGCGATGCAGCCCCTCTACTCACAGTATCAACCGTATCCACCACCAGCGCAGCCCGTGCAGGCTCAGGCAGAACCACCGCAGCCAGCCCAGCCTGAGGAACCGCTCCATCCCATAGAAACCCCAGACCACGAGGCTTCAGAGCAGCCCGACATCCAGGCTCCAGCAGACAAAGCTCAGCTGGTCCAGG ACACTGTTGAGAAGGAAGTGAAGGCTGAATCGCTCAAGCAGG AAACGGCAAAAACAAAGGCTGACGAGTCCCACAAAG AGCCAGAAGCAGCcaaggagaaaacaaagaaag ATGATGCTGTTTCAAAAGGCAAAAGCAAAACAGGCACGACTAAAAAAG AGCCAGCGACAAAGAGAGAAGCAAGCCGACCTACAGCGGCTAAAAAAG AGGAACCTACTAAAGCAAAAAGcagaagagctgcagctgccaagACAG AGGCGTCACCCGTCAGGAGCAAAGCCAAGTCCTCCACGGTGAAGAAAG AAAAAGACTCTGAACCACATCCACAGCCGGTCAGACTGAGGCCCAGACTGGAAGTCAGGAGGGCGAATGTGACTCAAGCAAAAGAGGAGAAGCCTCCCAGATCTATGTCTGAAGCAG TCAGAACAAGACCAAAAACACTGGCAGATATAAAAA GCGAAGCTGAAAAGGCGGAAAAGAAATCTGTGGCGGTGACTCAAG ATAAAGGGAAACCACCAGCAAAAGCCA